The following proteins are encoded in a genomic region of Sphingopyxis macrogoltabida:
- a CDS encoding DUF2493 domain-containing protein, whose product MTVFNSFADLAQARINLADAREGITESYDGAFLEHSDLAKLNIIEAPIAAEMPDPDMARRAVEMAIGTIFDVLKDTRMEEFAQQLAWGMVNSFHMTARLAEGREDDAAKKLGEMARHFDPSEIYAVELEETQQLCQTLQGCREALEAMRDHAADVYRVETGRPFTAARGSQVSKNGVTASQVQARDFLAARAKDRRAQFQPDGPLVIVSGGQKDWHDFAMIWAILDDIKSRIPNMVLGTTGMRKGVDAMAGAWAQQNGVNTILFVPDQRHGNRAPFLRNESIVKLNPVEAIIGEGSGIQSNLAQRLRQAGVPLHIRRISDQGQTRSRTFG is encoded by the coding sequence ATGACTGTTTTCAACTCGTTCGCAGATCTGGCTCAGGCACGGATCAATCTCGCCGATGCACGTGAAGGGATCACGGAATCCTACGACGGGGCGTTTCTTGAACACAGCGATCTGGCCAAGCTCAACATCATCGAGGCTCCAATCGCCGCCGAGATGCCGGATCCCGACATGGCGCGCCGCGCCGTGGAGATGGCAATCGGAACGATCTTCGATGTCCTCAAGGACACGCGCATGGAAGAATTCGCGCAGCAGCTCGCCTGGGGCATGGTCAACTCCTTTCACATGACCGCACGCCTGGCTGAAGGACGCGAGGACGATGCTGCAAAGAAGCTGGGCGAAATGGCACGCCACTTCGACCCTTCGGAAATCTACGCTGTCGAGCTCGAGGAAACACAACAGCTCTGCCAGACACTGCAAGGGTGCCGGGAAGCGCTCGAGGCGATGCGCGATCATGCAGCTGACGTCTACCGCGTCGAAACCGGTCGCCCCTTCACAGCCGCACGGGGATCGCAAGTCAGCAAGAATGGGGTGACCGCAAGCCAGGTGCAGGCACGCGATTTCCTCGCAGCACGCGCCAAGGATCGCAGGGCGCAATTCCAGCCCGATGGCCCGCTGGTGATCGTGTCAGGTGGCCAAAAGGATTGGCACGATTTCGCGATGATCTGGGCAATCCTCGACGACATCAAGTCCCGGATCCCGAACATGGTCCTGGGCACGACCGGCATGCGCAAGGGCGTCGACGCCATGGCGGGTGCATGGGCGCAGCAGAACGGGGTCAACACGATCCTGTTCGTTCCCGACCAGCGCCACGGCAACCGCGCTCCGTTCCTGCGCAACGAGAGCATCGTCAAACTGAACCCGGTTGAAGCGATCATCGGAGAAGGATCCGGCATCCAGTCGAACCTTGCACAGCGCCTCCGTCAGGCTGGCGTGCCGCTGCACATTCGCCGCATCAGCGATCAGGGGCAAACGCGCTCGCGCACCTTCGGCTGA
- a CDS encoding DUF5623 domain-containing protein, translating to MSIANVRPSNLANIKRLANQLKKRDGIPHRRALDLAARSAGFERYEHARTSIGDRSARVFLTGYWEDQETFERGRESLPVTLSRPLLELVSKAELKLVGGLASMRVAASDHLVKDMVGPTREYVRDSLCKAARALRFMEMTGLRPCDYLEASRAMADLDAELPGNDHSSYWKLPVSGQFILIDEPYSGPIVSDERAAWAKRNGWELGAADWPGLYLPYRCTLFVASKRTEDFDFDALVRSINALPAPETPEHWAGSSMPNHDVFVSPQAATPQDKRRAKAKGTIVARPSRQTLPYHRDMIGYDRKPNGSMTLAQHQLAGRLLRAILQSNSKPGAVNWRVDKLMSVLVDWLYADVPLRQLNALDDPVSLYFGDMSSDDPLFNHANSPSGVESLLIELKALLESSYPQCAPLRKLTGRIETALKITRSGAGRKI from the coding sequence ATGTCGATTGCTAACGTGCGGCCGTCCAATCTGGCCAACATCAAGCGCCTCGCGAACCAACTGAAAAAACGAGACGGCATTCCTCATCGACGGGCCCTCGACTTGGCCGCGCGAAGCGCGGGCTTTGAACGATACGAACATGCTCGCACTTCCATAGGTGATAGGTCTGCCCGGGTGTTCCTGACCGGTTACTGGGAAGACCAGGAGACGTTCGAGCGGGGTCGGGAATCTCTGCCCGTCACCCTATCGCGGCCGCTCTTGGAACTGGTTTCGAAAGCCGAGCTCAAGCTTGTCGGCGGTCTCGCATCCATGCGCGTGGCTGCATCCGACCATCTCGTGAAAGACATGGTTGGGCCGACACGCGAGTATGTTCGCGACAGCTTGTGCAAGGCAGCGCGGGCTCTGCGGTTCATGGAAATGACCGGTCTACGTCCTTGCGACTACCTCGAAGCTAGCCGCGCCATGGCTGATCTTGATGCGGAACTGCCCGGCAACGACCATTCGAGCTATTGGAAGCTGCCGGTCAGCGGACAGTTCATACTCATCGATGAGCCCTATTCCGGTCCGATCGTGAGCGATGAACGGGCAGCTTGGGCAAAGCGGAACGGTTGGGAGCTCGGCGCCGCAGACTGGCCTGGTCTGTACTTGCCGTATCGCTGTACCCTCTTCGTCGCTTCCAAGCGTACTGAGGACTTCGATTTTGATGCCCTTGTGAGGAGTATCAACGCACTGCCTGCCCCAGAAACACCAGAGCATTGGGCCGGGTCATCGATGCCCAATCACGACGTCTTTGTCTCGCCGCAAGCGGCAACGCCGCAGGACAAGCGCCGAGCAAAGGCTAAGGGCACCATCGTTGCGCGCCCATCTCGGCAAACGCTCCCCTATCACCGCGATATGATCGGATACGATCGCAAGCCGAATGGCAGCATGACGCTGGCTCAGCATCAGCTAGCAGGACGTTTGCTGCGGGCGATCCTGCAATCGAACAGCAAGCCCGGAGCGGTGAACTGGCGCGTCGACAAGCTCATGAGCGTGCTCGTAGATTGGCTCTACGCCGACGTGCCGCTTCGACAACTGAACGCCTTGGATGACCCCGTCAGCCTCTATTTTGGCGACATGTCTTCAGACGATCCGCTGTTCAACCATGCCAATTCGCCAAGCGGTGTGGAAAGCCTCCTGATCGAGTTGAAGGCGCTTCTCGAAAGCTCCTATCCGCAATGCGCTCCTCTGCGGAAGCTTACCGGAAGGATCGAGACCGCCTTGAAAATCACGCGATCGGGCGCAGGACGAAAAATCTGA
- a CDS encoding single-stranded DNA-binding protein — protein sequence MNIVNLVGRLAKDPVARDRSDTRITELILVTERPVIRDGKVQKDPETGYPVKDAEFHKITVFNGLGLPLRQHKAKGDQLAVTGRIHYSRWQDAEGNDRYGCEIIAENVEFL from the coding sequence ATGAACATCGTCAACCTCGTCGGCCGTCTCGCCAAGGATCCCGTTGCCCGCGATCGCAGCGACACCCGCATCACCGAACTCATCCTCGTGACTGAACGTCCCGTCATCCGCGATGGGAAGGTCCAGAAGGACCCCGAAACCGGCTACCCGGTCAAGGATGCCGAATTCCATAAAATCACCGTCTTCAACGGCCTCGGGCTCCCGCTGCGCCAGCACAAGGCCAAGGGCGACCAGCTCGCCGTGACGGGCCGCATCCACTACTCGCGCTGGCAGGACGCCGAAGGCAATGACCGCTACGGCTGCGAGATCATCGCCGAGAACGTCGAGTTTCTCTGA
- a CDS encoding type II toxin-antitoxin system Phd/YefM family antitoxin, with the protein MAIIAILGARGELTMPAAANEHPRIPLTRFHNNTGEFLDLATKQPVVLTSHGRERHVIADSEYFRHLEQAARGMIADHMNIEAVASSDMTEADRQAFANARPSDSELANDRWED; encoded by the coding sequence TTGGCAATAATTGCTATTTTAGGTGCAAGAGGAGAATTGACCATGCCAGCGGCGGCGAATGAGCACCCCAGGATTCCCCTGACCCGGTTTCACAACAACACCGGTGAGTTCCTCGACCTTGCGACCAAGCAGCCGGTCGTCCTCACCAGCCATGGCCGCGAGCGGCATGTGATCGCAGATAGCGAATATTTCCGCCATCTTGAACAGGCGGCGCGCGGTATGATCGCAGATCACATGAATATCGAAGCTGTCGCTTCGTCCGACATGACCGAAGCCGACCGCCAAGCTTTCGCCAATGCACGGCCCTCGGACAGCGAACTCGCCAATGACCGCTGGGAAGACTGA
- a CDS encoding DUF736 domain-containing protein, translating to MNIGTLKANAEGVHIGRITTLTFSATVALRAFESTNERAPKFDLMALSADRRSWVKIGALWEYSSNETGECFLSGQIDDPSLSAPIPVAMFQQNDGSFNVAWRRSKPKASLDGFGSESEGALPPLTATGDEPASDRSVDSAAATGDGLGESTAPAPKGKTRVSVDA from the coding sequence ATGAACATCGGCACCCTCAAGGCCAACGCAGAAGGCGTTCACATCGGCCGCATCACCACCCTGACCTTCAGTGCGACCGTCGCTCTGCGGGCCTTCGAATCCACCAACGAGCGGGCACCCAAGTTCGACCTCATGGCGCTCTCGGCGGACCGCCGCAGCTGGGTCAAGATCGGTGCGCTGTGGGAATACTCGTCGAACGAGACCGGCGAATGCTTCCTGTCGGGCCAGATCGACGATCCCAGCCTCTCGGCGCCGATCCCGGTCGCCATGTTCCAGCAGAACGATGGGAGCTTCAATGTCGCTTGGCGCCGTTCGAAGCCCAAGGCCTCGCTCGACGGCTTCGGCAGCGAGAGCGAAGGCGCCCTGCCGCCGCTCACCGCCACCGGAGACGAACCGGCCAGCGACCGCAGCGTTGACAGCGCCGCTGCCACCGGCGACGGTCTGGGCGAAAGCACCGCTCCGGCACCCAAGGGCAAGACGCGCGTGAGCGTCGACGCCTGA
- a CDS encoding DUF3768 domain-containing protein, whose protein sequence is MYDTSDLSCARQRAERIALLNDAARQGRDRTARIVMTSGLLAELGGDTVAQSMMAQARLIAALRHCTFAPDSPERDFASLDVDGIKVLMKVDYYDTELAFGSEDPVNPAMTRRVITLMRPADY, encoded by the coding sequence ATGTATGACACATCCGACCTATCTTGCGCTCGGCAGCGCGCCGAGCGGATCGCGCTGCTCAATGATGCCGCACGCCAGGGCCGTGACCGAACGGCACGCATCGTCATGACCTCCGGGCTGCTTGCAGAACTCGGCGGCGACACGGTGGCACAAAGCATGATGGCACAGGCCCGGCTGATCGCCGCTCTGCGCCATTGCACCTTCGCCCCGGATTCGCCCGAGCGAGACTTTGCAAGCCTGGATGTCGATGGCATCAAGGTGCTGATGAAAGTCGATTATTACGACACCGAACTGGCGTTCGGGTCAGAGGATCCGGTCAATCCAGCGATGACACGGCGCGTCATCACGCTGATGCGGCCAGCGGACTACTGA
- a CDS encoding ATP-binding protein, which yields MNPTVIRPSVSPKTITKVTRLFNGTIGDILGELLQNSRRAGASRIDIACCADQDGARLTLVDDGTGVADPQTMIALGDSGWSQHIHEAEDPAGMGVFSLAGKGTRISSRHANADTGWSVHVPADGWTGGQDITVVPLARPVGTTITFLVPGVSEQTAERILREVAKFYPLPVFFNGTEIPREDFLAKAIYIADWNGSQIGVFEGREYQQDPTTNFHGMVLTRKLASVSESLGGKTYHARLDIGATPGLALVLPARKEFVENTAFAALQTACKRTIYAALAHRGQHRLSFENWKEARDLGVALPEAHPCLPRWHAAIAESDNVNVEYEEVAAGADTILVADLEPDIAQGLERALREHPLRPHLVENHPAYAGYGWYDALHQLGNVRFYVAAGEQGHVIAENGSFPPLDDHVRAETIELRFCVFHRASETQREERIPADVAFVVGEDGWYSGVDQIRIAFVPGPALTPETLVDLIENVCFCASDDSEADSWDTQHEHFLRDARELAARVLLGEDEAIAARIRDTLASILWVIPKDRQVTITVAPGTAINIQLSACQPAG from the coding sequence ATGAACCCGACAGTCATCCGACCCAGCGTCAGCCCGAAGACGATCACCAAAGTCACACGCCTCTTTAACGGCACCATCGGCGATATCCTCGGCGAGCTCCTCCAGAACAGTCGCCGCGCTGGCGCGTCCCGGATCGATATCGCCTGCTGCGCGGATCAGGACGGAGCGCGCCTGACCCTTGTCGATGATGGAACCGGGGTTGCCGATCCCCAGACCATGATTGCTCTGGGGGATTCGGGCTGGAGCCAGCACATCCATGAGGCCGAAGATCCGGCAGGCATGGGTGTCTTCAGCCTTGCGGGCAAGGGCACCCGGATCAGCTCGCGGCATGCCAATGCCGACACCGGATGGTCGGTGCATGTCCCCGCGGATGGCTGGACCGGTGGGCAGGACATTACCGTGGTGCCTCTTGCTCGCCCGGTTGGTACGACCATCACCTTCCTGGTGCCCGGCGTGAGCGAGCAGACGGCCGAGAGGATTCTGCGCGAAGTTGCAAAGTTCTACCCGCTGCCGGTGTTCTTCAATGGCACGGAAATTCCGCGCGAGGACTTCCTCGCCAAGGCGATCTACATCGCCGATTGGAACGGCAGCCAGATCGGTGTGTTCGAGGGGCGCGAATACCAGCAAGATCCCACGACCAACTTCCATGGCATGGTGCTCACCCGCAAGCTTGCCAGCGTCTCGGAGAGCCTTGGCGGCAAGACCTACCATGCCCGGCTCGATATCGGGGCCACCCCGGGCCTTGCCCTTGTGCTCCCGGCGCGCAAGGAATTCGTCGAGAACACCGCATTTGCGGCGCTGCAGACAGCGTGCAAGCGCACGATCTATGCCGCGCTGGCGCACAGAGGCCAGCACCGGCTTTCCTTCGAGAACTGGAAGGAAGCGCGCGATCTGGGGGTCGCCCTGCCGGAGGCCCACCCCTGCCTGCCCCGCTGGCATGCCGCCATCGCGGAGAGCGACAACGTCAATGTCGAGTATGAGGAAGTCGCAGCAGGTGCGGACACGATCCTTGTCGCGGATCTTGAGCCCGATATTGCACAGGGACTGGAGCGCGCGCTGCGCGAGCACCCTTTGCGCCCACACCTCGTCGAGAACCATCCCGCATACGCTGGCTATGGCTGGTATGACGCGCTGCATCAGCTCGGGAACGTGCGCTTCTATGTTGCAGCCGGGGAGCAGGGCCACGTCATCGCCGAGAACGGCAGCTTTCCGCCGCTCGATGACCATGTTCGTGCCGAGACGATCGAGCTGAGGTTCTGTGTCTTTCACCGCGCCAGCGAAACGCAGCGCGAGGAACGGATCCCGGCAGACGTCGCCTTCGTCGTGGGCGAGGATGGCTGGTACAGCGGTGTCGACCAGATCCGTATCGCTTTTGTGCCGGGTCCGGCGCTGACCCCCGAAACGCTGGTCGATCTGATCGAGAACGTCTGTTTCTGCGCGAGCGACGACAGCGAGGCCGACTCCTGGGACACCCAGCACGAGCACTTCTTGCGCGATGCGCGCGAGCTCGCGGCCCGGGTGCTGCTCGGCGAAGACGAGGCCATTGCGGCGCGTATCCGCGACACGCTCGCCAGCATCCTCTGGGTCATCCCCAAGGATCGGCAGGTTACCATTACCGTCGCCCCCGGGACCGCGATCAATATTCAGCTGTCCGCTTGTCAGCCTGCCGGCTGA
- a CDS encoding DUF7007 domain-containing protein — protein sequence MTCFAPSLRPSTSIWGAVQQADQLGPGIWSVMTASHGGIILSDQRQAAMPSALQIEGGSYEEDCDWSLPILAFSSELDGQGSCSAGLLQLARDTAKCWHPDRFSAFTGEAVEENPCAILRTRKAYIAAIGEFCVTSAWGDWAEWVPEGKVGVIARQVERVDHLGRPNYGEAEVCALIAKDLYAARGEVTALRDTAHEIIPMPEALRPKRVG from the coding sequence ATGACATGCTTTGCTCCGTCGCTGCGCCCATCAACATCGATCTGGGGTGCTGTTCAACAGGCCGATCAGCTTGGCCCCGGCATTTGGTCGGTTATGACCGCAAGCCACGGCGGCATCATTCTGTCCGATCAGAGACAGGCCGCCATGCCGTCGGCGCTACAGATCGAGGGAGGGTCCTACGAAGAAGACTGCGATTGGTCGCTCCCGATCCTTGCCTTTTCCAGCGAGCTTGATGGGCAGGGCTCCTGCTCCGCGGGCTTACTGCAGCTTGCCCGCGATACCGCCAAATGTTGGCATCCGGACCGCTTCAGCGCCTTTACCGGCGAGGCCGTCGAGGAGAACCCTTGCGCGATCCTGCGGACGCGTAAGGCCTACATAGCCGCGATCGGCGAATTCTGCGTGACGAGCGCCTGGGGCGATTGGGCCGAATGGGTGCCGGAAGGCAAAGTCGGGGTGATTGCCCGGCAAGTCGAGCGCGTCGATCACCTTGGCCGGCCAAACTATGGCGAGGCCGAAGTCTGCGCGCTCATCGCCAAGGACCTCTACGCTGCGCGCGGCGAGGTCACGGCGCTGCGCGATACGGCGCACGAGATCATCCCGATGCCCGAGGCCCTGCGACCGAAACGAGTGGGCTGA
- a CDS encoding RES family NAD+ phosphorylase: MHFTGLLYRAHNPVWSREPLSGEGAARFGGRFNRIGRIALYTSLAPETALREANQVGTLQPTTLVAYQADIGPLLDGRDAAALRPFGIAPAELADPAWRDRMLSGKPVPTQDLAEAAIVQGYAGIVVPSYARGAPADALNLVLWDWDGRIALVDDDDRLGLRNH; encoded by the coding sequence ATGCACTTTACCGGGCTGCTCTACCGTGCCCACAACCCGGTTTGGTCCCGCGAACCCCTCTCAGGGGAGGGGGCGGCCCGGTTTGGCGGACGGTTCAATCGCATCGGGCGCATCGCGCTCTATACTTCCCTCGCCCCTGAGACCGCGCTGCGCGAGGCCAATCAGGTTGGCACCCTCCAGCCCACTACGCTCGTCGCTTATCAGGCCGACATCGGACCGTTGCTCGATGGCCGCGATGCAGCTGCATTGCGGCCTTTCGGTATCGCACCGGCTGAGCTCGCCGATCCGGCGTGGCGCGATCGGATGCTCTCAGGCAAGCCGGTCCCGACGCAGGATCTGGCCGAGGCCGCGATCGTGCAAGGCTATGCCGGCATCGTCGTCCCGAGCTACGCCCGCGGTGCCCCCGCGGATGCGCTCAATCTGGTCCTGTGGGACTGGGACGGGCGCATCGCGCTTGTTGATGACGACGACCGGCTTGGCCTTCGCAATCACTGA
- a CDS encoding antitoxin Xre/MbcA/ParS toxin-binding domain-containing protein, protein MAIQNYADNGAFAPRKIVDALRTTSDELARSLGLGKDAIQRKDRIASTRTQRRLRQMVEVLNKVEPRFGSALLAYAWYRSEPLPGFSGQTAMQLVQSNRADDVLTYIDAVDAGVHA, encoded by the coding sequence ATGGCGATTCAAAACTACGCTGACAACGGCGCGTTTGCTCCGCGCAAGATCGTCGACGCGCTGCGGACCACCAGCGACGAACTCGCACGCTCGCTGGGCCTCGGCAAGGACGCGATCCAGCGCAAAGACCGGATCGCGTCGACACGTACCCAGCGCCGCCTTCGCCAGATGGTCGAGGTGCTCAACAAGGTCGAGCCGCGCTTTGGCTCGGCCTTGCTGGCCTATGCCTGGTACCGCTCGGAACCGCTGCCCGGCTTCTCGGGCCAGACCGCCATGCAGCTGGTGCAGAGCAACCGGGCCGACGACGTGCTGACCTATATCGACGCGGTCGACGCCGGCGTCCACGCCTAG
- a CDS encoding DUF6927 domain-containing protein produces MGWLYMHRAGMGGFDTPKAYLDNQLTWERENEETGTFEGCRVIRSVSTTGAYYAAVQRYGPNNQTHAISAVICLVRWNPKAADGLLFGYKDMDENSGPVEAGCPRSILEELGPTNHPYALDWRNRCYRQLRLKERKIADGDMIRLPEPMKFTDGSEHAEFRVTKRGAKIELSTPDGRGRFRISRLMERRFEVVPPKRAVRTFFPATP; encoded by the coding sequence ATGGGCTGGCTTTACATGCACCGTGCCGGAATGGGGGGCTTCGACACTCCCAAGGCCTATCTCGACAATCAGCTCACATGGGAGCGCGAGAATGAAGAAACCGGCACCTTCGAAGGATGCCGGGTCATCAGAAGCGTGTCCACAACCGGGGCCTATTACGCGGCTGTCCAGCGCTATGGACCGAACAACCAGACCCACGCCATCTCCGCGGTGATCTGTTTGGTCCGCTGGAACCCCAAGGCCGCAGACGGCCTCCTGTTCGGCTACAAGGACATGGATGAAAATTCAGGGCCGGTCGAGGCCGGGTGTCCCAGAAGTATCCTCGAGGAACTCGGGCCAACCAATCACCCCTATGCCCTCGACTGGCGCAACCGGTGCTACCGGCAGCTGCGGCTGAAGGAACGCAAGATCGCCGATGGCGACATGATCCGGCTGCCTGAACCCATGAAGTTCACCGACGGGAGCGAACACGCCGAATTCAGGGTGACAAAGCGCGGCGCGAAGATTGAACTTAGCACGCCCGATGGCCGAGGCCGGTTCCGCATCAGCAGATTGATGGAGCGCCGATTTGAAGTCGTGCCCCCAAAGCGCGCGGTTCGCACATTCTTCCCGGCAACGCCGTAA
- a CDS encoding IS256-like element ISSpma2 family transposase: MTEDRLLIEELAAKGGQPDFLRTIAENVLQLIMEADVDGLIGAGRHERSSERATWRNGYRDRSLDTRVGTLNLKIPKLRAGSYFPGFLEPRKMVEKALVAVIQEAWIGGVSTRRVDELVQAMGMTGISKSTVSKLCKDIDERVHAFLKRPLTGEWPYLWLDATYLKVREGGRIISVAAIIAMAVNTEGRREIVGLHIGPSEAEVFWSDFLKDLVRRGLTGVKLVISDAHEGLKGAITRVMGATWQRCRVHFMRNALSYVPKGQNTVVAAAIRQVFLQPDQKSATQVWRQVADQLRTRWPKLGACMDEAETDVLAYTGFPTQHRTKLHSTNPLERLNKEVKRRADVVGIFPNEDSIIRLVGAVLMEQNDEWQLQHRYMQIEGMAELNQPMIEEENQPLHITAKAA; encoded by the coding sequence ATGACCGAGGACAGATTACTGATCGAAGAGCTTGCTGCGAAGGGCGGCCAACCGGATTTTTTGCGCACCATCGCCGAGAACGTGCTGCAGCTGATCATGGAGGCCGACGTTGATGGCCTGATCGGCGCGGGTCGCCACGAACGCAGCAGCGAGCGCGCGACCTGGCGCAACGGCTATCGCGACCGTTCGCTGGATACCCGGGTAGGCACGCTGAACCTGAAAATCCCCAAGCTGCGTGCTGGGTCCTACTTTCCGGGCTTCCTTGAGCCCCGCAAGATGGTCGAGAAAGCGCTGGTTGCGGTGATCCAGGAAGCGTGGATCGGCGGGGTCAGCACCCGGCGGGTCGATGAACTCGTCCAGGCCATGGGCATGACCGGCATCTCCAAGTCCACCGTCTCCAAGCTTTGCAAGGACATTGACGAGCGCGTCCATGCCTTTCTGAAACGCCCGCTCACCGGCGAATGGCCGTATCTCTGGCTCGATGCCACCTATCTCAAGGTACGCGAAGGCGGGCGGATCATCAGCGTTGCCGCAATAATCGCCATGGCCGTCAACACCGAGGGCCGGCGCGAGATCGTCGGCCTGCATATCGGCCCCTCGGAAGCGGAGGTCTTCTGGTCCGACTTCCTGAAGGACCTTGTTCGGCGCGGTCTTACCGGCGTGAAGCTGGTCATCTCCGATGCTCACGAGGGCCTCAAGGGCGCGATCACCCGCGTCATGGGCGCCACCTGGCAGCGCTGCCGGGTGCACTTCATGCGCAATGCCCTGTCCTATGTGCCCAAGGGCCAGAACACTGTCGTCGCCGCCGCGATCCGCCAGGTCTTCCTGCAGCCCGATCAGAAAAGCGCAACGCAGGTCTGGCGACAGGTCGCCGACCAGTTGCGCACCCGTTGGCCCAAGCTCGGCGCCTGCATGGACGAGGCCGAAACCGACGTGCTCGCCTACACCGGCTTTCCCACCCAGCACCGCACGAAGTTACACTCAACCAATCCGCTCGAGCGGCTCAACAAGGAGGTCAAGCGCCGCGCCGACGTCGTCGGAATCTTCCCGAACGAAGACAGCATCATCCGCCTCGTCGGGGCTGTGCTGATGGAGCAGAACGACGAGTGGCAGCTCCAGCACCGATACATGCAGATCGAAGGCATGGCCGAACTCAACCAACCCATGATCGAGGAGGAAAATCAGCCCCTACACATCACCGCCAAAGCCGCCTGA
- a CDS encoding ArdC family protein yields MRQRPKRDVAQEITNLIIKTIEAGTLPWRRPWKKTGMGGAPLRAAGVPYTGINRLYLWAVADHYGYGSRYWMTWRQAIELGGQVRKGETAEPSIYFNSTKKTAVDQATGEESSKTIRFMRAYSVFNASQIDGLPPHFYPSPVPEAPPTPSQKAAAIERFFGPIPADIRLGGDRAFYSPGADYIQLPHPNVFNTEDGFVATKAHELGHWSGHASRLAREFGKRFGDKAYSFEELVAEQVSARICYELGLPADLHESHASYVSHWLEILKADKTAIITAAAKADQAFNHLAAYSGYQSEPVQDEGEEADETAPVPACA; encoded by the coding sequence ATGCGCCAACGACCCAAGCGCGACGTCGCGCAGGAAATCACCAATCTGATCATCAAGACAATTGAGGCCGGAACGCTGCCCTGGCGCCGACCCTGGAAGAAGACCGGTATGGGCGGAGCGCCGCTGCGCGCTGCAGGCGTCCCTTACACAGGGATCAACCGCCTCTATCTTTGGGCGGTCGCCGATCACTATGGCTATGGATCCCGCTATTGGATGACCTGGCGCCAGGCCATCGAGCTTGGCGGACAAGTCCGCAAGGGTGAGACCGCCGAGCCGAGCATCTACTTCAACAGCACGAAGAAGACCGCGGTCGACCAGGCGACCGGTGAGGAGTCGTCGAAAACAATCCGCTTCATGCGCGCTTACAGCGTGTTCAACGCCTCGCAGATCGATGGCCTACCGCCGCATTTCTATCCGAGTCCGGTGCCCGAAGCGCCGCCGACGCCTTCGCAGAAGGCCGCTGCCATCGAGCGCTTTTTCGGCCCAATCCCGGCTGACATACGCCTCGGCGGAGACCGCGCGTTCTACTCGCCGGGCGCTGATTATATTCAGCTTCCGCACCCCAATGTCTTCAACACCGAAGACGGGTTCGTAGCCACGAAAGCGCACGAACTCGGCCATTGGTCGGGCCATGCCTCGCGGCTCGCCCGCGAGTTTGGCAAGCGTTTTGGCGACAAGGCATACTCTTTCGAGGAGCTGGTCGCCGAGCAGGTGAGTGCCCGGATCTGCTACGAACTGGGCCTTCCGGCAGACCTCCACGAAAGCCATGCCAGTTATGTCTCGCACTGGCTGGAGATCCTCAAGGCCGACAAGACGGCCATCATCACCGCGGCCGCGAAGGCCGATCAGGCATTCAACCATCTTGCGGCCTATTCGGGCTACCAGAGCGAACCTGTGCAGGATGAAGGGGAGGAAGCCGATGAAACGGCGCCAGTTCCGGCTTGTGCTTGA